A window from Drosophila miranda strain MSH22 chromosome Y unlocalized genomic scaffold, D.miranda_PacBio2.1 Contig_Y2_pilon, whole genome shotgun sequence encodes these proteins:
- the LOC117193543 gene encoding uncharacterized protein LOC117193543: MCSANLCRILRFIGRRGLPEKVYSDNATNFVGASKVLNELHQAYQRDQDRLKAYAARQGVEWCFIPPSAPHFGGLWEAAFKSAKQRLVRGVGNAKLTADELCTHLVEVEALLNSRPIASPGNDPSDGEALTPGHLLIGQPLLSLPPESDHDDRCSRESFAYLKRWRMLSALKQQFWQGWSKNYLVSLQKRHQWATKGPDLDIGCLVLVHEDNTPPQKWTTGRVVAAIKGEDGRVRVAEVRTPAGVIKRPIHKLAKLPIDG; the protein is encoded by the exons ATGTGTTCGGCTAATCTATGCCGAATTCTCAG GTTCATCGGGAGAAGAGGCCTTCCGGAGAAGGTGTACAGCGACAACGCCACCAACTTCGTGGGCGCGAGCAAGGTGCTGAACGAGCTGCATCAAGCGTACCAGAGGGACCAGGACCGGCTCAAGGCGTACGCAGCGCGCCAAGGCGTCGAGTGGTGTTTCATACCACCGAGCGCACCACACTTCGGCGGATTGTGGGAGGCAGCCTTCAAATCAGCCAAGCAGAGGTTGGTACGCGGAGTGGGCAACGCCAAGCTCACCGCGGACGAGCTGTGCACCCACCTGGTAGAGGTAGAGGCTCTTCTCAACTCCCGGCCAATCGCGTCCCCAGGCAACGATCCCAGCGATGGAGAAGCGCTAACGCCAGGGCACCTGCTGATCGGGCAGCCGCTTCTTTCGCTGCCGCCCGAATCAGATCACGACGACAGATGCAGCAGGGAAAGCTTCGCGTACTTGAAGCGGTGGCGAATGCTGTCAGCGCTCAAGCAGCAGTTTTGGCAGGGCTGGTCCAAGAACTACCTGGTCAGCCTGCAGAAGCGTCACCAGTGGGCTACCAAAGGGCCAGACTTGGACATTGGCTGTCTAGTGCTCGTCCACGAGGACAACACACCGCCACAGAAGTGGACCACAGGACGAGTGGTGGCCGCAATCAAGGGAGAAGATGGGAGAGTGCGCGTCGCCGAGGTGCGAACACCCGCGGGCGTAATTAAACGCCCCATACACAAATTGGCAAAACTGCCAATAGACGGTTGA
- the LOC117193778 gene encoding high mobility group protein Z, which translates to MSAAGDRPKRPLSAYMLWLNETRESIKKENPGSKVTDIAKRGGELWRGLKDKTEWEQKAIKMKEEYNRAVKEYEANGGTDSGAPKKRKKMPVKPVKKIKKKESSEEDEEDESE; encoded by the exons ATGAGTGCAGCAGGAGATCGCCCGAAGCGTCCCCTGTCCGCCTACATGCTATGGCTGAACGAGACTCGTGAATCCATAAAGAAGGAGAATCCCGGCAGCAAGGTTACAGACATCGCCAAGCGCGGTGGTGAGCTCTGGCGCGGACTGAAGGACAAGACG GAATGGGAGCAGAAGGCCATCAAAATGAAGGAGGAGTACAATCGGGCGGTGAAGGAGTACGAGGCCAATGGCGGCACTGATTCCGGTGCGCCCAAGAAGCGAAAGAAGATGCCCGTCAAGCCCGTCAAGAAGATCAAGAAGAAGGAGTCCTCtgaggaggatgaggaggacgAGAGCGAGTAG